From the Aspergillus puulaauensis MK2 DNA, chromosome 1, nearly complete sequence genome, the window TCACAGTTGAATAGATCTCTGCTACGCGCAGCAGGTGATGAGCCAGCTGATAATGACCCAGCACCACAATCGAGCTTCCAAAGTGCCGAAACAGGAACATCGTTTAACTCGGCGCAGCGCATGATGAAGAATGGAAAGGAGGTCGTCATCAGTTCCGATGGCGATGAGTCCGACTCAGCAGGGTCTCTTGAGTCGCCGGACGATCTTTTGGCAAGGTTTTTAACTCCAAAATCCCCGGTGACAACAAAAGAGCGCGCTGGCGATGACAACGAAACGACACAGCCTGACCGGAAGAACCCAAAACATAATAGCGTCGTAAGGACTGAGTCTGCGCCTCGAAAATACAAGAATTCGTTGGAAAATCTCGTCAGACAGGCGGTTTCTGACAACGAGACTGAAGTTGGTATCGCGAAACTGAGGGCATCATTGAATGATGAATCTGACCGTAATACCGATAGCGGCCCGGACAAAGCGAGTAATTTGAATGAGGGTGTTCTCGCATCTGCGATTGATGATGGGAATGATGATAGCATGGGGCTTCAACGACTGCTAGATGCTGTGCGGCGAACGGAGGCTTTTGACTTAGGAAAATCTTGGTCATTTTTTGACCTTCAGACACCCCTACCCCCCGGCCCAGATTTTCCACGCGAGTGTGTTTCCCCCAGGACGTACCTAGGTGTGCTACGAGGTGGGTATATCGGTGTCACTAGAAGTTGTGTTACGAGATCTGACAATCCCTAGAGCCCGATTCTCGGGTACGAGCTTTCTATTCCGGAATCATTGATTTTGCCCTGTCTAGGGAACTCCTACCTGATGAATTGGTCAAGTGGATATTTCATTCCAGTTAGTATGGGCCTGTCTCTTTCTAAAGGTCGTGTTACTCACGTCCCTTAGTACCATCCGAGCCTCGGGATAGTCTGAGGCATGCTTATGGGAGAGCACTGAAGGTTTACCATCCCTGCCCTGTCAACGAACGGCGTTTAACTAATATTCTATAAGCGCATTCCGGCGGAACGCATGAGGGCACTCATACGGCCAAGCGATGTTGATGTTCTCTTTTGGCAGTTGAGCGCTAGGCCTGAGGCGTTAGCTACGTCTGAAGCGGTTGTGCCGGACGCTCACCCTAACAGTAGGCTAACCCCATATATATTCGATTCGTTTTGGTTAATAATATCAATAGGCAATGCCTCGGACTCACAAGCTCAACATCATATAGCTTTGATATCCGTCCTGAATGTCTTCCGTGATTCAGCAAAGCTGTTAGTCAGTGCTGCCCGTTGCAACAAAGCCCACTAACAGTCAACTAGATTCGCTGGCGATACCCGGAATCACATTCTGGGTATTCTTCTCCGTCTTCCACTCGATGCTTCCTTGACTCGCAATACAGTCATATGTTCGGAAATCGAAAGAACCATCACGGCTGTGCTCGACGCTGTCACTGATGATTCAGCTGATGAGTTGGTATGGCATTTCGAATTTCGCATAGAGAGAATGTTGCTGACCACTATTAGGCAACTAATGTCTGTGACAATTTATACGCCACTCTAAAAGATGCAGAGCTACAAAGTCGCCTTCTGGAACACATCGCCCCAGTGAACGACTGGATTGCAACATTAAGGCGTCGTCTCGCATACATCTTCCTGACAGGCGATCCGTTAGTCGATGCTGGATCCCAGGACAGGACGGCCGAAATTAAAAGAATCATTAATATCCTCAAAGATCCTCGTTACGATGTGAAGCGGTATAAAAGGAAAGACCAGCCTGAATACGACTACGGCGCACTAAGGGCCATCACCACATTTCTCAATATTATCATTGACTCTGGGTGGTCCGAGACCCAGTTTCCTGATAAAGGCGCAGAGGACGAATTCAATAACGAAGTGGACGTTCTTGCTGACAGGATTAAGAAGGTCTTTACTGCTATTGAAGATTCCGGTGCGTCTCATCTTAAGCGCACTCTCGCGAAGGAGGCCTTAGAGACTCTGCACTATCGCGTCGTCTACTCTGTCAGAACGAAGCCACGTCCGAAGAAGACCTACTTTGGCGAATACGAATCACAGCAAAAGACCCAGAATATCCTCAAATTTGTcaagaagaaagaggtgGTGATTTTAAGCGATAAATCTGGATCTTGAAGTCGTTAGGCATGAAATCGCATTTTCAGGATGCTTAAAGGACAGCCTATCCATACTTCCCTACAACCCTGGGATATTGGCGACCAATAGAACTCTCACCGGGATGTGTCAGGCCCACTACCGAACTCCTGGCATACTACACGGCTTCCTCCCTTCTCAGAGGATATCCTTGCCATTCATCACAATGTGATGGCTAAGGATCTTGCCAACGAGCGTATCCGCTGCATTTCGCTGCTCTTTATAAACCAATTGCGGACAAACTCAGTCTTGATATAAGGGCAAAAAGCAACTAGGGGAGCTATCTAATTGTATCGAGCATATGGCCGTGCGAAAATTCCATCCTATTTGCTTCGGACTCTATCTAAACTTGCCATGTTTTCGAGGTTCTATAGGACCCTTCACATGGAAAACACTATAGAGCTATACGGCACCGGTGTGGAAATTCAGCAGGGGTGCACGTTATTTGTCAGTTTGGTCATATATTGACCCTTTTGAAAAATGGTACATCAATAAATCAGTACATCAGTACATATCTACTCAAGGTCCCCTTATCTTCCACCCAATAACGTAGGTGATGTTCGAGAATATTTCGCATGGACTCGCTCCACGTTTTTGAGCGTGTACGTGTACAACATTACGACGGAACAGGTTTGACTCGTAGCAAAAGCTTCGCATAGAGTATTTCACGAGAAAACACCACTGTATATAAAGTATGCTAATCTCCCAGAAAAATAGTCAAGGAAATCATAGATAAAATGAAAAGTTACATAGTTACAAGGCTGAAACTGAGAAAGAGGCACGCTGGTTGCGAATTCGAAACTAGAACGACATATGCTGGTGTTCTAGTCATGGAACCGCCGGTTGACGTTCTTACCAAAAAGCGTCTCCCTCACGACAGGGAGGGCATCGATTTCGAGTAGCCGCAGTCGTTCCTCGAAAGTGTTGTTGATTTCGATCTTGCCTTGGCCACCAACAATGACCACTCCGCCAGCGCTAGAGAAGAAGTGCGTTAGTAAATGGAATCGTAACGCGGTGGTGTGTGACAAGGGCTTACTTGTCGTCTGGCAGCGACTCATCCTCGTTCAAGTTGACCTTAACTTCCTTACCAACGGTTTTCTTGAActccttctccgcttcaCCGATCGCCTTATTAATAGCATCCTTATCCTTCTTCCGCCCACGAACATCCACGTTCGCCTCGTTCAGAGCATAAAGACCTTCCAGAATCAGGGCCTGCAACACAGCTTGGTACTTCTTGGCGTCTTTGGAGGCGATGTTCGAAATTTCGCCACGGGCTTTTTGGAATAGATCGTCCAGGAGATCCTGGCGAGAGGAGAGGACACGAAGACGAGTGCGGTTGGCGAGGGTGGAGCGGGTGATCTGTTGGGACATGGCGGCCTGCTTGAACTTCTTCTCGTACTGGGTGTCGATTGCGGCAGTTTCCTGGCGGACGAGCTTGGATTTCTCAATGGCGAATTCCTCGTCGGCCTTGAGTTGAATCTCGCGACCTTTCTCGAGAGCTTCCTGCCGGATGAACGCAGTCATCTTGCGGAGCTCGCCCGCCACCTGATCATTTCAAGACTGTATGAGTTTGGGGATACCACTGCCTTTCACACCGGAGCTGCGCCGTACCTGATCATCCGAGAGAGCATGACTTTGTGACATTTTGCCTGATATTATAGATTGCGTCTAGAGCTAGGATCGACGATTTTGGAGGACAAGGAAGGGGAGCTGGGCGCGGGTTGAGCTTGGTCTGGAGTGAGGTTGGACAGGTCAGCGTTGGGTCCTGCGGCACGGGCGTCGACGAAGCATGTGGTGCGGTCAGAAGGGATTCAGCATGGGGGTGCATAGTCACCTAGTTCAGGTCTATAGTATTATTTCCCAGTGTTGTGAGAGGGGAACGGGCGGAATGATGGGGCAGAGGACGGCGTGCAGTCGGGGACGGATGCTCATTGCTTAGTCGGTTTGGAATTGGATGACTTGGCGGGTTAAACTCCAGACCTCCCGCCCGCAACCATGAGATcactcctcctccccatctccttGGTCTATCGCTCTCCATACTCTCGTTCCTCTTATCCTTTGCAACTTAGAAGCTCTACATTATACCAACATGGccaaccctcctcgccatctcttCACTCGTTCTGTCTGACGCCGTGCGGTACCCGAATTTAGTCCTCTCCCCACTCTGTATCCAATGCATGAGGATACCCCGTGATGGGCAATCTTGGTGGCCTGTCGCCGCAGGGGAGTGTCGCGGTAGGTTCTATATTGGAATACaatatctattatctttCAATCGCTAATGCGATTTCATTATTCAGATCGGGGTTCTTGTCGGGTTGATCTCGACTAGCCTCCAAGCGATCGGACTGACCCTCCAGCGCAAGTCGCATATTCTTGAAGATGGAAAACACCCATACGAATCACGGAGACCTCCCTACAAGCGGCGACGATGGCAGGTATGAATGAGCAGTGAAGCCTTTTGCTAGTTACAGCATGCTGACTTCGTGCAGCTGGGAATGTTCATGTTTGTTGTTTCAAACATCGTCGGGAGTACAATCCAGATCACAACACTTCCGCTTCCTGTGCTTTCGACGCTTCAAGCAGTCAGTGACCCGGATTCCCCAAATGCTAAGCTTAACTAAACTCCTTCCAACAGTCGGGCCTCGTCTTCAATACCATTTTTGCTACGTTGATCCTCGGAGAAGCCTTCACTCGATACTCATTGATCGGTACCCTTCTGGTGTGTGGCGGCGCAATTCTGATCGCGGTCTTTGGTGCTATCGGAGAGCCAGCGCACACCCTTGATCAACTCctcgagcttctccgtgGCTGGGGATTTATCCTCTGGGTGGCCGCGACAGCTGTGTTGTCAGTAGTCATTTTCGCCGGATCGAAACTCCTCAAAGCCATCACTTCCCCTCGATCGAAACACCCTATACTCCGAAATTCGTATACACCACACCTGAATATCACGCATAGCCGTGTCCGTCTCATACGTGGGTTATGTTACGGTCTGATAAGCGGCATTCTCTCTGCCCACTCGCTGCTCTTAGCCAAGTCGGCCGTGGAGTTACTCGTCCGGACAATCGTGGATCGCCATAATCAATTCAATCGCTGGCAGTCGTGGATAATTCTGCTTTCTATGATCGGACTTGCTCTCCTGCAATTGTATTACCTTCATCGAGGTTTGAAGCTTTGCAGTACCAGTGTTCTCTACCCGTTCGTCTTCTGCATTtacaacatcatcgccatcttaGACGGTCTAATATACTTTCGCCAAATGTCCCGGCTCACGGGCTTCCATGCCGGACTCATCGCCTTAGGTACAGTAGTCCTTCTGGCCGGTGTCCTCTGCCTATCTTGGCGATTAGAGGACGTTGACAGCCATGCACCCATAGCAGCCGCCGGTCCATCCCAAACGGCCATAGGGCCCGGAATGGCCGCTATTGACGAAAACACAGAATCTCCTCTCAGGCTGGAACtagaggatgaagagaacCGCCTCGGAGAACGAGAACCCTTGCTTCGCTCAACCAACACCTTCCATGAATACCACCGCCAGCGAGCACCTAGTCTCCCATTATACTCAACAATGTCCAAACgagcctccgcctcctccaacctGGACCCAACTTCCATCTGGGCCGAGTTGGATGACTCTGACGTGGAGGCAACAAATGACACGGGTGCACGATCGTCCCTCCTCACCAGGTTCTCAGTCGACCCAATCCAAAACCGCCCGCGGAGCAAAAGCAACGCGCCGCGTCTCCCATCGGGCTGGGGCCCACGTCGGACTCCCCACTCTGTTCACGAGGCTCGCAACAAACCTAGAAGAACATCCCTTTCGGGCACCGAGCatgcccttctcctccccaaacGGCGAACACCAGTCCAACCCGCAGCTGCTAATAATAGAGACCAACAACCCGCCTCCACCGGATACGGGACTTCCTTCGACACTTCACACAATCCACTAATTCCTCAAGAATCAGATCAACCGCAGTACTCGGACACCGCCCGAGACCGTCTCCTCGCAGGCTCGAGGAACGCCCTAGGGGTTTGGCGAACAGGCATACAGTACCTAGCTCGTCTAACCGGGACTAGTATTCAGAGAAGGCAAGAGAGAGGGGAGCCGCTAGCCCGTGAACGAGAACCACCCGACCCGGAAGCAAACCCAATCAACAGGCATGCGCCAGACCAGTAACACCTACCATGGAGTCGTGGACCCTACATGTCCGATCTGACCTGGCGCAGTCTCCGCCTTTCGCCCTTTATTGTTCTGAATACAGAAACACAAGATATGTATAGTACTCCAGGAATTTATTATCAAACATCATGGCATTTCCCTATATATTCTGCTTTATGCCTTCCGCTTTCTTCCTATGCTTTATCTACACTATATACCCGATATATCTACCTTTTTAGGAGTGGGAAGAATTGGCCTCAGAGATGTTGCTGAGTACGGGCTGTTGAAgagctttataatataataccCATTCAGTCAATGTAGAATCATATGTATTTCTTTAAGAGTTGCATTTGTAAGAGTAGTCAAGGAAAGTCCAATTTTCTCCATACCATACATGACGTGTTTATCATATCGGACACTCCCAAAACAACTTGGAGCAGAGCCATTTGCCTCTCTCCACGAGTGTCTCCTGCTGCCTGAGCTATTATTCTCCACTTGCCCGCAAGCCAGTATTGTATCGAGGAAGACAATCATCTTGGGAGGAAGGCAATCACTCATCGCATAGGGGAAATCGAGAAAGATAAGAGAACAGAGATAGGTTAGGAAATAAAGAGCACGACAAGCCGCAGACTATTGAATCAAAGACAACCACATTCGCCGTTAAGTAATATGAGAATAAATCAAGACGAAAAGGCACCAGAAACACCGCATCTTCCCCCTCGTCTAGGAAATGATTATGAGGTGACGGACAGTAAGatcaaataataatatcGAGATCCAGGTCAAGGTTGCACATAGCCTGCATCGATCAATCACCATCCCGGGCGCTCATGTTTCtttctctattttctttttttctgggATTTTTTTGACCATTTTCGCGAGGGAAAAGAGGGGAGAGGGCGACGTCATTAAACGGGATAGATAGcagagggaaaaaaaaaaatattgCCAAACGCCGTAATTGAGTATTTAGCGTCCTGCAACATTCAGAGCCAGGCGGCTCAGGATATACACAGGTTAGGTTATGGGGAAAGGTTATTGTCTTGCGTAGGTTTGTTATACAACGAAGACCGGATTTAGGGTAAACAATCGTGGATTCGCTGGGTATCAAGATAGGGCCAAGAGAGTGCGCGATTGCGCAAGAAGAAGCTATATGGATTGCAACGCAATCTACGCTTCTCCATTTCTCTAGGTGGCTACACATGCGTAAGTTTACGCAGTGGGTTGATGCTGAGTGGGCATCCGGTTGCCAACGGGCATTCCAGGGTATTGCCCAccagcctgctgctgttgctggagattTTGATAATAGGccatttgctgctgttgctcgTTTGTCATGTAGCCTGGGTGCATACCCGCAGGTCGAGGGATACTCGACTGCTGGGCATTGACGTTGCTGTGGCTCACATCTTCGGGAGTCTCAGCGGGAACATCGGGGGCATCGACGCCATTTTCGTTGGCAGTGGGGTCGGGAGCGTTGAGGCAGGCCTGGGGTTCAAGGGACGTCAGTCTCGTGCGAAGAAAGTCGGCCTGGGCAAAGACTCACCTGGATAAGGTTCTTTCCTTCGGGCTTCGTCACCAATGGCTGCAGCTTGGGAGTTGTGAAAGTGTAGACGAGACCGGTCTCGGACACGACCAGGAGAAGGACTTGGGTTCCAGTAAGGACGGAGAGTTCGTATGCCTGTTACGCGACCGCATCGACATGTCAGTGGGAATCCAACAATACACGTTCTCGGGGTAAAGGAATAAAGATGACGATGTATTTAAAGAAAAGGGACAAGATAAATGGTAGATATCGCAATGCAGGGAGCTGCAAAGCAGATGTTGTGAGGCTGGTACTCGAGACGCGGATGTACGCACCTTCTTCATGATACCCGCCTTCCGCTTGGAGAACGTAATGTGGCGACGCGACTTATCCTGGATGAACTTGATCTCAATCTTTCTGCGCTCGCGACCGGGCttatcctcgtcatcatcgtcgtcgtcggcgctCATGCGAGAGCGCTTGGTACCGCGGTTGTCAGCGGCGCCGTTACCGGCGGCCTGTTGCAGCTCGTCCTGAGTGGGCGAAGGGTTCTCCTCACCAACAGCGGTGATGTCGGCCATGATTGAATTGAAATGGAGGCGACGAGAAGAATTGTTCGGATCGAGTCGTCAAATAATAAAAGGAAGGATCTGGGGGACTTGAGGACAAATGCCCAAAGAGGAATGA encodes:
- a CDS encoding uncharacterized protein (COG:S;~EggNog:ENOG410PN1K), with the translated sequence MPPPRKITNYFKRPAFASAAIGTRSKSPGEDPAPQSSPQSSPLTELSSQLLPSLLRAAGDEPADNDPAPQSSFQSAETGTSFNSAQRMMKNGKEVVISSDGDESDSAGSLESPDDLLARFLTPKSPVTTKERAGDDNETTQPDRKNPKHNSVVRTESAPRKYKNSLENLVRQAVSDNETEVGIAKLRASLNDESDRNTDSGPDKASNLNEGVLASAIDDGNDDSMGLQRLLDAVRRTEAFDLGKSWSFFDLQTPLPPGPDFPRECVSPRTYLGVLREPDSRVRAFYSGIIDFALSRELLPDELVKWIFHSIPSEPRDSLRHAYGRALKRIPAERMRALIRPSDVDVLFWQLSARPEALATSEAVVPDAHPNSNASDSQAQHHIALISVLNVFRDSAKLFAGDTRNHILGILLRLPLDASLTRNTVICSEIERTITAVLDAVTDDSADELATNVCDNLYATLKDAELQSRLLEHIAPVNDWIATLRRRLAYIFLTGDPLVDAGSQDRTAEIKRIINILKDPRYDVKRYKRKDQPEYDYGALRAITTFLNIIIDSGWSETQFPDKGAEDEFNNEVDVLADRIKKVFTAIEDSGASHLKRTLAKEALETLHYRVVYSVRTKPRPKKTYFGEYESQQKTQNILKFVKKKEVVILSDKSGS
- a CDS encoding DUF803 domain protein (COG:S;~EggNog:ENOG410PIYS;~InterPro:IPR008521;~PFAM:PF05653;~TransMembrane:9 (o12-33i59-79o85-105i112-133o153-173i206-225o245-264i276-297o303-325i);~go_component: GO:0016021 - integral component of membrane [Evidence IEA];~go_function: GO:0015095 - magnesium ion transmembrane transporter activity [Evidence IEA];~go_process: GO:0015693 - magnesium ion transport [Evidence IEA]), which gives rise to MGNLGGLSPQGSVAIGVLVGLISTSLQAIGLTLQRKSHILEDGKHPYESRRPPYKRRRWQLGMFMFVVSNIVGSTIQITTLPLPVLSTLQASGLVFNTIFATLILGEAFTRYSLIGTLLVCGGAILIAVFGAIGEPAHTLDQLLELLRGWGFILWVAATAVLSVVIFAGSKLLKAITSPRSKHPILRNSYTPHLNITHSRVRLIRGLCYGLISGILSAHSLLLAKSAVELLVRTIVDRHNQFNRWQSWIILLSMIGLALLQLYYLHRGLKLCSTSVLYPFVFCIYNIIAILDGLIYFRQMSRLTGFHAGLIALGTVVLLAGVLCLSWRLEDVDSHAPIAAAGPSQTAIGPGMAAIDENTESPLRLELEDEENRLGEREPLLRSTNTFHEYHRQRAPSLPLYSTMSKRASASSNLDPTSIWAELDDSDVEATNDTGARSSLLTRFSVDPIQNRPRSKSNAPRLPSGWGPRRTPHSVHEARNKPRRTSLSGTEHALLLPKRRTPVQPAAANNRDQQPASTGYGTSFDTSHNPLIPQESDQPQYSDTARDRLLAGSRNALGVWRTGIQYLARLTGTSIQRRQERGEPLAREREPPDPEANPINRHAPDQ
- the VMA4 gene encoding H(+)-transporting V1 sector ATPase subunit E (BUSCO:EOG09264OML;~COG:C;~EggNog:ENOG410PJA9;~InterPro:IPR002842,IPR038495;~PFAM:PF01991;~go_component: GO:0033178 - proton-transporting two-sector ATPase complex, catalytic domain [Evidence IEA];~go_function: GO:0046961 - proton-transporting ATPase activity, rotational mechanism [Evidence IEA];~go_process: GO:1902600 - proton transmembrane transport [Evidence IEA]), which gives rise to MSQSHALSDDQVAGELRKMTAFIRQEALEKGREIQLKADEEFAIEKSKLVRQETAAIDTQYEKKFKQAAMSQQITRSTLANRTRLRVLSSRQDLLDDLFQKARGEISNIASKDAKKYQAVLQALILEGLYALNEANVDVRGRKKDKDAINKAIGEAEKEFKKTVGKEVKVNLNEDESLPDDNAGGVVIVGGQGKIEINNTFEERLRLLEIDALPVVRETLFGKNVNRRFHD
- the MCM1 gene encoding transcription factor of the MADS box (COG:K;~EggNog:ENOG410PPRB;~InterPro:IPR036879,IPR033897,IPR002100;~PFAM:PF00319;~go_function: GO:0000981 - DNA-binding transcription factor activity, RNA polymerase II-specific [Evidence IEA];~go_function: GO:0000987 - cis-regulatory region sequence-specific DNA binding [Evidence IEA];~go_function: GO:0003677 - DNA binding [Evidence IEA];~go_function: GO:0046983 - protein dimerization activity [Evidence IEA];~go_process: GO:0045944 - positive regulation of transcription by RNA polymerase II [Evidence IEA]); protein product: MADITAVGEENPSPTQDELQQAAGNGAADNRGTKRSRMSADDDDDDEDKPGRERRKIEIKFIQDKSRRHITFSKRKAGIMKKAYELSVLTGTQVLLLVVSETGLVYTFTTPKLQPLVTKPEGKNLIQACLNAPDPTANENGVDAPDVPAETPEDVSHSNVNAQQSSIPRPAGMHPGYMTNEQQQQMAYYQNLQQQQQAGGQYPGMPVGNRMPTQHQPTA